GATCAACGACCTGGCCATGAAGGTTCAATTCACCGTGACCATCGCCCCGCAGTCAGACGAATCAGCATGGGCTTCTCATGGCTGGGATTCCGTGGAGTATCGCATTGCCACTAATCCCGGCGAGCCACTTAAGCTATTGCATGAGATCGCATCGGGCGGCGAAATGAGCCGCGTCATGTTGGCGCTCAAAGTTACTGTCGAAGAGGGAACCGGCAAGCCTGCCGCAACACGCTCCAGCAAGCCAGTCGCACCCAGAACACTGGTTTTCGATGAAATCGATATCGGCATCGGTGGTCGCGCCGCAGAGGCTGTAGGGCAGAAACTCAAGACACTCAGCCAGGCCCAGCAAGTGCTGTGCGTCACCCATCTTCCGCAAATTGCAGCGTTCGCAGATCAACACTTCCTGCTTGAAAAGCGCGAAGATCACGGCCGCACCAAGACCCAGGTTCGTTTGCTGGATGACCGTATGCGGGTCGAAGAAGTTGCCCGTATGCTCAGTGGCGCAGTAGTTACTGAGGCCAGCCAGCGGCACGCCAGTCAGATGATTGAAGCCAGCCGCTGACCGTCAGTATCCCGCCGATCGCAACCTGTTCCCGCTCAACCGCTTAGAACGACCATTGGCTGCTTGAATTCCCCTATTACATTTCCCTGATGGGAAGGGGAGTCACTAATTGGTATACTCAGAGAGTGACACTCTTAGCTCAGGAATCTCTTCCCAACGTTGGCCGCGCGGATAGCAGCGCGGCTCAAAAACGCGTTCTGTTGCTCAAGCCTCGTGGATTTTGCGCTGGCGTAGTTCGTGCGATTGACATTGTCAAAATTGCGCTCGAAACATTCGGCGCGCCAATCTACGTCCGCCGCGAAATCGTCCACAACCGATTTGTGGTCAACGAGTTGGCAGAAAAGGGCGCAATCTTCGTCAACGAAATTGAAGAAGTGCCAGCCGGCCAGCGTGTGATCTACAGTGCGCACGGTGTCTCCCCTGCAGTCCGCGAAGCCAGTAAAGCACGCGGTCTTAAGGTGATTGATGCCACCTGCCCACTCGTGACCAAGGTTCACGTCGAAGCCGTCAAGTTCGCCAAGCAGGGCTACTCGCTCGTGCTCGTCGGTCATCGCGATCACGATGAGATCGAAGGCACCCTGGGCGAAGCTCCTGAAGCGACGCAGGTTGTTTCCAACGTCGAAGAGGTTGAAGCGCTGGTCGTGGTCGATCCTGATCGTGTCGCCTATCTGACGCAGACCACGCTTTCTCTCGACGAGGCGCGCGATATTATTCACGCCCTTAAGGTAAAGTTCCCAAACATTGTAGGGCCGCATACGCAGGACATCTGCTACGCCACTGAGAATCGTCAGGTTGCCGTGCGCAACGTTGCCCCCGGAGCGAATCTGGTGTTGGTTGTTGGTTCGACCAACAGCTCGAACTCAAATCGCCTGGTCGAAGTTTCTAACAACCTCGGCACTCAGGCGTATCTCATTGATAACTCCGCAGCAATTGATCCCAAGTGGCTGGAGGGCGTGAATTCCGTTGCCGTGACAGCCGGAGCCTCCGCACCGGAAGTTCTAGTCGAGGATGTGATCAATTATTTGCAACAAAACGGGTATTCCAGCGTCGAAGAAGTTGAAGTTATGCCGGAAAATGTGCGCTTCGGTTTGCCGCCTGAGATCATCCAAGCTATCGGTGGCGCGAACGGCGCCCAGTCGATTCCAGTCCGCTAGAACTCTCCGCATTCGGGGACACTTGTAGAGCCAGACGAAACTGAGACGCATGAGTAAATTTGAAGCCAACGTAAAGCCCGCTGCACCACGGTTTGGCCGCATCGACGCGGACATCTCTCAGGTGGACGCAGCGGTGGCTCGTTCGTGCGATTACATCTTCTCGGAGCAGCATCCCGACGGCTACTGGTCTGCTGAACTCGAAGCAGATTCGATGCTTGAGGCTGACTATATTTTCCTGCATACGCTGCTTGAAAGCGGTGATCCAGGCAAAATGAAACGTGCGTTGACTGAGATTTTGCGTTATCAGAACGCCGATGGAAGCTGGAGCATCTATCCCGGCGCGCCCGGAAATATCTCGCTTGCAGTG
This DNA window, taken from Acidicapsa ligni, encodes the following:
- a CDS encoding 4-hydroxy-3-methylbut-2-enyl diphosphate reductase; the encoded protein is MTLLAQESLPNVGRADSSAAQKRVLLLKPRGFCAGVVRAIDIVKIALETFGAPIYVRREIVHNRFVVNELAEKGAIFVNEIEEVPAGQRVIYSAHGVSPAVREASKARGLKVIDATCPLVTKVHVEAVKFAKQGYSLVLVGHRDHDEIEGTLGEAPEATQVVSNVEEVEALVVVDPDRVAYLTQTTLSLDEARDIIHALKVKFPNIVGPHTQDICYATENRQVAVRNVAPGANLVLVVGSTNSSNSNRLVEVSNNLGTQAYLIDNSAAIDPKWLEGVNSVAVTAGASAPEVLVEDVINYLQQNGYSSVEEVEVMPENVRFGLPPEIIQAIGGANGAQSIPVR